One part of the Streptomyces sp. NBC_00286 genome encodes these proteins:
- a CDS encoding ABC transporter permease, with protein sequence MAAPAVPAPSPTTTPPHPAPPHPTVLTRARRHLPRLGALAFLAAIGYLVIAPLVGLQRLAFEDDARGYSAAFDSPDMAETLRTTAGMALGSLVIALVLGTFLAWAATRLPPRLRLLRVLPVLPIVVPAVAAVTGWAFLFSPRPGYLNAALRNLPWWDHLDEGPVDIYTLPWIVLITGFGLTAFVYLFVSAGFGNINAELIEAAQVSGSSPAGVFFRVTLPLLRPVLVYGGFVALLLGLGQFTGPLLLGRNNGVNVLTTDMYVAVSQSPVDYGRAAAIGSPLLLFGIAVVLFQKVILGDHSRFVTHGGKAFRSGGRPSWVAVTGILLYGLVALALPLGALVVVSLSAFWSGRIQPSGFTLDNFRRVFQESGITDAIVNSLVTSVISVAIALPLGFIAASLLLKGRRFRIIRAAVDFIVAMPLGIPAVVFGAGFLLTYSREPFILYGTRTVIVLVYVTLMLPFATRMQLSGMVALGDTYLEASRTSGAGALRTNTEIVLPLLRPTLAGAGALMFVLLTHEFTASLLVRAPTTQVMGTILFDYWANGSYPLVAAIALVMTLVTSVGVFVAMSVAGSDIFEKL encoded by the coding sequence GTGGCCGCACCCGCCGTACCCGCCCCCTCCCCCACGACGACACCACCGCACCCGGCCCCGCCGCATCCGACGGTGCTGACCCGTGCGCGGCGCCACCTGCCACGGCTGGGCGCGCTCGCCTTCCTGGCTGCCATCGGCTACCTGGTGATCGCTCCGCTGGTGGGCCTGCAACGGCTGGCCTTCGAGGACGACGCCCGTGGCTACAGCGCCGCCTTCGACAGTCCGGACATGGCCGAGACGCTGCGCACGACGGCCGGTATGGCGCTGGGTTCGCTGGTCATCGCACTTGTCCTCGGCACGTTCCTGGCCTGGGCGGCGACCCGCCTGCCACCCCGCCTGCGGCTGCTTCGCGTCCTGCCCGTCCTGCCCATCGTGGTCCCGGCCGTGGCCGCGGTGACCGGCTGGGCGTTCCTGTTCTCGCCGCGCCCCGGCTACCTCAACGCGGCGCTGCGCAACCTGCCCTGGTGGGACCATCTCGACGAAGGCCCCGTCGACATCTACACGCTGCCGTGGATCGTCCTCATCACCGGCTTCGGCCTGACCGCCTTCGTCTACCTCTTCGTCAGCGCCGGCTTCGGCAACATCAACGCGGAGCTGATCGAGGCGGCACAGGTCAGCGGCTCGTCACCGGCCGGTGTGTTCTTCCGGGTGACGCTGCCACTTCTGCGCCCGGTCCTCGTGTACGGCGGCTTCGTGGCCCTGCTCCTCGGACTCGGCCAGTTCACGGGCCCCCTGCTGCTCGGCAGGAACAACGGCGTCAACGTCCTCACCACGGACATGTACGTCGCCGTGTCGCAGAGCCCGGTCGACTACGGCAGGGCCGCCGCGATCGGCTCACCCCTGCTGCTCTTCGGTATCGCCGTCGTGCTCTTCCAGAAGGTGATCCTCGGCGACCACAGCCGCTTCGTCACACACGGCGGCAAGGCGTTCCGGTCCGGCGGACGGCCGTCGTGGGTGGCGGTCACCGGCATCCTCCTCTACGGCCTGGTGGCGCTGGCGCTGCCGCTTGGCGCACTCGTCGTCGTATCGCTCTCCGCCTTCTGGAGCGGCAGGATCCAACCGAGCGGGTTCACGCTCGACAACTTCAGGCGCGTGTTCCAGGAGTCGGGGATCACCGACGCGATCGTCAACAGCCTCGTCACCTCGGTCATCTCCGTCGCCATCGCGCTGCCGCTCGGATTCATCGCCGCCTCGCTGCTGCTCAAGGGGCGCCGGTTCCGCATCATCCGGGCCGCGGTCGACTTCATCGTGGCGATGCCCCTCGGAATCCCCGCAGTGGTCTTCGGCGCCGGCTTCCTGCTGACGTACAGCCGCGAGCCGTTCATCCTGTACGGCACCCGAACGGTGATCGTCCTCGTCTACGTGACCCTGATGCTGCCCTTCGCCACCAGGATGCAGTTGTCCGGAATGGTGGCACTCGGCGACACGTACCTGGAGGCCTCGCGTACCAGCGGCGCGGGCGCGCTGCGGACCAACACCGAGATCGTGCTGCCGCTGCTGCGCCCGACACTCGCGGGTGCCGGAGCCCTGATGTTCGTGCTGCTCACCCACGAGTTCACCGCGTCGCTGCTGGTACGGGCACCCACGACGCAGGTCATGGGCACCATCCTGTTCGACTACTGGGCCAACGGTTCCTATCCGCTGGTAGCGGCGATCGCGCTCGTCATGACGCTGGTGACATCCGTGGGCGTCTTCGTCGCCATGTCCGTCGCGGGCTCCGACATCTTCGAGAAGCTGTGA
- a CDS encoding SDR family NAD(P)-dependent oxidoreductase produces the protein MSRGRDMGMGSLDGKSVLVTGAGQGIGRSIAVEMARQGAAAVAVADRNEATAAETADLVRAAGAEAEAIVCDLRDRDHIEAMVARTAERFGGLDVLVNNAGVIEATLVDRPEDRAVDTLPEEVWDAVYEVNLKAVWLTTKFAAPHLRRSTRGPAIVNTASVSGLTGFPLAPAYGTTKAGVIHLTKVTAVDLAPVRCNCFCPGVIETPLARDFFEAADDRDAMERELTAPQLVRRLGRPAEVAKLACFLASDDAAFITGTSYVIDGGALAWRGVRE, from the coding sequence GTGAGCAGGGGCAGGGACATGGGCATGGGCTCGCTCGACGGCAAGTCGGTCCTCGTGACGGGCGCGGGCCAGGGCATCGGACGGTCGATCGCCGTGGAGATGGCCCGCCAGGGCGCGGCGGCGGTCGCGGTCGCCGACCGGAACGAGGCGACCGCGGCCGAGACGGCCGACCTCGTACGCGCCGCCGGGGCCGAGGCGGAGGCAATCGTCTGCGACCTGCGCGACCGCGACCACATCGAGGCGATGGTGGCCCGCACGGCGGAACGGTTCGGCGGGCTCGACGTCCTCGTCAACAACGCCGGCGTGATCGAGGCCACGCTCGTGGACCGCCCGGAGGACCGCGCGGTCGACACGCTCCCAGAAGAAGTCTGGGACGCGGTCTACGAGGTCAACCTCAAGGCCGTCTGGCTCACGACGAAGTTCGCCGCGCCCCACCTGCGGCGCTCCACCCGTGGACCCGCGATCGTCAACACGGCCTCGGTGTCCGGGCTCACCGGTTTCCCCCTGGCCCCGGCGTACGGCACCACCAAAGCGGGTGTCATCCACCTCACCAAGGTCACCGCTGTCGATCTGGCGCCGGTGCGCTGCAACTGCTTCTGCCCCGGCGTCATCGAGACGCCCTTGGCGCGGGACTTCTTCGAGGCGGCCGACGACCGCGACGCCATGGAGCGGGAGTTGACCGCGCCGCAGCTCGTGCGGCGGCTCGGGCGGCCGGCGGAGGTGGCGAAGCTGGCCTGCTTCCTGGCCTCCGACGACGCGGCGTTCATCACCGGCACCTCGTACGTCATCGACGGCGGGGCGCTCGCGTGGCGTGGGGTCAGGGAGTGA